One Glycine max cultivar Williams 82 chromosome 8, Glycine_max_v4.0, whole genome shotgun sequence genomic window, TCCTGATGCCAAAATCACTGTCGTTCGCCTTTTTCTTGCTGTAGCTGCCATTCTCCATTGGCCTCTTCACGAGTTAgacattaaaaatgtttttgttcATGGTGAGTTGGAGGAGGAGATTTATATGGAGTAATCTCCTGAATTTGTTGCTCAGGGGGAGTCTGGTTTGGTTTGCAAACTTCATTGGTCTCTTTATGGGCTTAAACAGTCTCCAAGAGCTTGGTTTGAAAAATTTAGTCATGTTGTACAAAGTTTTGGGATGAAATAGAGTGAAGGCAGATCactctattttttattgtcaCACTTCCCCTGGTAAATGTGTTTTACTTGGttgtttatgttgatgatatagtgaTTATAGGGAATGATGATTCTAAAATCTCCCAATTGAAACAACATTTGTTTAGTCACTTTCAGACTAGGATCTTGGCCGTCTAAAGTACTTCCTTGGTATAGAGGTATCTCAATCCATGGAAGGTACTATTATCTCACAGTGGAATGATTAACTGTAGACCCATGGATCCAAATCAAAAGTTAATGGCGGATCAAGGTGAACCATATTCAAATCTGGAGAGATATAGAAGATTAGTTGGGAATTGTTAGTCAGTTTATGCAAGCTCCATATGTTGATCATTGGAATGTTGTTCTTCGTATTCTCAGGTATGTCTAGAAGACTCCAGGACAGGGACTGTTATATGATGATAAAGGAGACACTCAAATTTCaggatattgtgatgctgattgggcaggGTCTCCTATAGATAGGCGCTCTACTACAGGATATTGTGTATCTATTGGAGGAAATGTTGTCTCTTGGAAGAACAAGAAGCAGAATAATGTTGCTAGATCAAGTGCAAAAGCGGAATACAGGGCTATGGCTTCAGTCACTTGTGAATTAGTGTGGATCAAACAACTTATTCAAGAGCTAAATTTCTGTGAAGTTCAGCCCATGAAGTTGTATTGTGATAATCAGGCAGCCCTACATATTGTCTCTAATCCAGTGTTTCCTGagagaaccaaacatatagagattgacTGTCATTTTGTGAGAGAGAAGTTGCTGTCCAAGGAGATTGCTACAGAGTTTGTCAGCTCAGATAATCAACTTGCAGATATTTTGACTAAATCCTTAAGGGGGCCTCCAATTGATTTGATATGTTCCAAGCTTGGAGCATACAatttatatgctccagcttgagggggtGTGTTAGAACTAATTTGTCTTCTGTATTTTGCATATGTACTTTTATATCACTTTATGCTTGTACTGCCCTTTCtagttttttgacttttttcttttttcagctGTAGCTGTTTGTGCAGAGGGTGCTTTTCTTCTCTTGTACTCTATGACTGtgtcaatatatataaaagtctTTTGGCTGAGTGTTATGCACCAAGCTTTACCAAAATAGAGTTCTAAAGTCTCAAGTGTACTAACTACTGTACTAAGTAGGGCCTAGGCCCATtatatagaatttatgattaaacAATGCTAAGAATTGTAGTGGGTGTGTGGTGTACCTGTGCAAACTGTTAGTTATCTACTTCTTGTATATGCATTTTAGCTAacattaattatgaaatttcttGGTGTGTTTACTGTTTTTACAATTATTATTGGAGTTTGTCGCTTACAATACTACTACTTTAAAGTATAATAATCCATTAAACAAAGTACCCAATCTGATGTGAAGTATGCTCTGTACTGCAGTTTAATGCTCGATCTGAATCTATAGATGAAAAGGCATCATTTCGCCGTCTGCTTCCTAAAAGCAGGTGCCTTGTGGCAGTAGAAGGGTATGTATTGCATTacttgtttaattatattttaactcatCTCTTCTTAGTTTTGGCTTTAACATGACTTGGGAGTGCTTCCTGTTGCTGGAACTTTTTATCCTCTTGTTTCCTTTAATATTGTAGTATTAGAAtgcatttcaataatatattataccTCCTCTTTACTAATTACATCAAATGGATATTCGATATTGAATTCTAAGTGAAAAAATGCTTGCATGTACTGTTGAAATTTGTCTAGTTCTATTCTATTTAAGACCTGTTTTGTCATGTTTCCTAAAAATTTCTTAGCTGATTCAAAACGAATTCTGCTTGATGGGTAGACAATGCACTCCCAGTGTGTTTATCTTGCTGTTACACACAGTAATATTTGAGAGTTGGGATGGATTGTTCATTGAGGACGTGGTAAATTCCATCCGGACAACCATTATTCTAAGTATATACCCCTTTTtcctattatatttttagtcttttattctTATGTATTTTTTGTCATATTGCTGTCATAttcttatttacaaaattttagttcaatatatttcttttaacaaGAGATTTCCTTCTTTTATAGTTTATCTAAGTTTTACAAAGTTATGTGGATTACAtccattcttttcttatttgtggTTTTATGTTCAgttctttcaatttatttttttattatatgattaagattttatgagtggaaaaaggaTGGTTCAAAGAAACAGCCTTACTATATTCACTTCAAAGATGGACGACCACTTGTCTTTGCTGCTCTTTATGACTCATGGCAAAATTCTGAAGGTAAAAATATCTGCAGAATGATGTAAGGAAATGACTTCTTTCAATATGAAAGACCgtgtttattttactttatacaCTTATAATGTTGATTTAATATTGTTCACTGCAGGTGAAACACTATATACATTCACTATTGTTACAACCTCTTCATCTTCAGCACTTCAGTGGCTTCATGGTGAGTTGTGCACTCTCAATGTTGGCATACCAACAAAGTTTCAGGCATGCCAGCACCTTTATGTGGATTTCTCCATTACTCCATATTAGCAACCTATTGAAATTTTTGTCCTACTCCTAGTAGAATTCCTAACTAGGTATGCCTCCTTTTCCTTTCGTAAATGGAAAAGATCTTCATAGAACATAAGTTTTATCAAGTGACACACCATATGGAAAACGGAAACATAAATGGTTCTAAACCATTTGGTTTTGATGAGTTTGGGTTGCAGATGCACAAGATTCTCAGGATATATTAGACCATAAACCTTCCCCTTTTTGCCTTTTACCAGTTGAGGATGATtgctaaaatatttatcatatttgaATGGCCGAAGTATTATATTGGTGAAATACTTATATCTGTACTTTAAATGTATCTCTTTAGACAGGATGCCTGTTATTTTGGGCAGCAAGGAATCAACTGATATTTGGCTAAGCAGTTCTGCTTCCAGTTTTAAGAGTGTGATGAAGCCATATGAAGAATCTGATTTGGTATGAGCTTTACAAAAGATTGAGGCTATGATTCCTATTTTCTTCATTAATACCAGTTATTTTGTTAAGATTTGCAGGCTTAGTATCATTGCATTCAACATTGTTAGTTTCCCCATTTTTTTCATCTCCAGGTGTGGTACCCAGTGACATCTGCTATGGGCAAGGCATCATTTGATGGACCTGAGTGCATAAAGGAGGTATGGCAATTAAACATTCATTGATGTTTCTCGTCATTTAGCTTTTCTCTGTTTGAACATCTTAAATATGTCTTGGTGTATTGAGTTGAACATGCAATTCAATCAACTAATTACATGACTTTTATCTGAACCTGCAATTGTATCTGCCTAGATCTTTATTCTCACTTGTTCTTTGATGCATAAATGTTCAAAAAGGCAAAATTTATGGCTGTACTTTGTTTAGTACTGCTCATTTAAAATATCTCAATGACAATGgtttcaattttagtttttagtttttgggTTCTAGGGAGGTCCTATTAAACCTAAAGAGGAGAGTGGGAATGTGATGTTGAGGGATCCAATCCCCATCACAGACCAGGGGATACATCAGTTGTGCAATGTTCATTCAGCTGGTGTTCAACTTGTATTCTCTTCAAATATAACAAACAAATATGCAAGAACTCTCAGTAGTCATGTTATTGTGCCCGTGTTTGTTGAAGGGGACCCACTATTTATATATCTACGTGTTTACAGTTTACACCAACATGTCTACATGATTTTAAAATGTTGTTGGGCAgacttttatcatattattgaaatttgaaaacctTTTAGTTAGCATCATCCCGTGTTTGGCAGATTCAAGTAAAAGCACAAGGGAACACTTCAATCTCTatgttcttttcaaaaaaaGGAGATGAAAGTAAAGACACAAAGCCAGAACAGAAAGCATCATGTCCTGAAGTTGTCAAAACTGAACATACAGAAGACCTGACTGAAAGTAAAGACACAAAGCCAGAGCAGAAAACATCAAGTCATGAATTTGTCAAGACTGAACCTACAGAAGACTTGAGAGAAAGAGCTAAAACTGAGGAGGGAGGCAATGACTTAAAATTCCATGGTTCTTCCCATTCTCAAAATGTTTCTATGCTCCCAATTAAGCGTGAGTATGAGACATTTTCGGCTGCTGATTCAAAGCCAGCATTGGCAAATCATGATCAGATAAGTCCAAACCctgcaaagaaaaaggaaaaagcaaaGACTGCTAATGATAAACAACCAACCCTGTTTTCATACTTTGGAAAAAGTAACCACTAAACTAACTGGTTTTGGTTTTGCATTAACATGAGGATTGCTATGTTTGTATTGGTGTAAATTACACATGCATTTTCTTTTAGCTTGTGTATTTCCATGTAGGCCTTGTTTTATATGCACATTTTCAATCTCTACTCTTGTTGGAAGGTCTTTCTTTAGTCCATGGTTCATGTTCAAGAGGAGCTTTATAATTAAATAGCAAggctttttgtattattttggttttgctGGTTACAAAATGTGGTCTCAGCTTTTGCCTGTTACAATGCTTCTTTTTTGGGTCATTATCGCTACAGTTGCATAGTATGAGTGCAAAAGCATTGGACATTCTTGCAACGAAATGCAAAATTGCCAGTCAGTCATGTCCTACGGTTCTTGTTGATCGGTTTGGACTAGATTTAACTTTTAAGAAAACTAAAGTTAAGCCTTTCAAAAATACAAATTCAACGTGATTGAGTTTCTGATTATCCAAGTAATTTGGTACAAAATGTGAATCCGATGAAATCGAATCAATTTAGTttgtattggttcttttataactttt contains:
- the LOC100806739 gene encoding abasic site processing protein YoqW; this encodes MCGRARCTLRADDVPRACHRSTSPTRTLHIDRYRPAYNVSPGFDVPVVRRDDASGGEGYVLQCMKWGLIPSFTKKTEKPDHYRMFNARSESIDEKASFRRLLPKSRCLVAVEGFYEWKKDGSKKQPYYIHFKDGRPLVFAALYDSWQNSEGETLYTFTIVTTSSSSALQWLHDRMPVILGSKESTDIWLSSSASSFKSVMKPYEESDLVWYPVTSAMGKASFDGPECIKEIQVKAQGNTSISMFFSKKGDESKDTKPEQKASCPEVVKTEHTEDLTESKDTKPEQKTSSHEFVKTEPTEDLRERAKTEEGGNDLKFHGSSHSQNVSMLPIKREYETFSAADSKPALANHDQISPNPAKKKEKAKTANDKQPTLFSYFGKSNH